In one Desulfoferula mesophila genomic region, the following are encoded:
- a CDS encoding terminase small subunit, producing MNCPACNSFQVHVLATQAAIRAGCYEKTAAVIGAENLIKPDIAASIQAAMHARAERTRITADKVVGELARWDSLSCAIELLIEKLLWV from the coding sequence ATGAACTGCCCTGCCTGTAACAGCTTCCAAGTGCACGTCCTGGCCACCCAAGCGGCGATCCGGGCCGGATGCTACGAAAAGACCGCAGCGGTCATCGGGGCCGAAAACCTTATAAAACCTGATATCGCGGCATCCATCCAGGCGGCCATGCACGCCAGGGCCGAGCGCACCCGGATCACCGCCGACAAGGTGGTGGGGGAGTTGGCCAGGTGGGATTCGCTGAGCTGCGCCATTGAACTACTCATCGAAAAACTGCTCTGGGTTTAG
- the csgH gene encoding curli-like amyloid fiber formation chaperone CsgH, with amino-acid sequence MAAKAIVLAAIFMGLGMTMPAPAAAMVKPEVKLWLSVERGANNMVTLQPMCRSHERQQVDYTLLVIKQGANGSSTNKQGGKAVLIPDHNTPLCRISLNLSDNDDCWAKIVVRDKKGILAEKTIKLTGEGAEI; translated from the coding sequence ATGGCGGCGAAAGCCATTGTTTTGGCGGCGATATTCATGGGGCTCGGCATGACCATGCCGGCTCCGGCCGCTGCCATGGTCAAACCCGAGGTCAAGTTATGGCTCTCGGTGGAGCGTGGCGCCAACAACATGGTGACGCTCCAGCCCATGTGCCGCTCCCATGAGCGCCAACAAGTCGATTACACCCTCTTGGTGATCAAGCAGGGAGCAAATGGGTCCAGCACCAACAAACAGGGCGGCAAGGCGGTTTTGATACCCGACCACAATACCCCGCTTTGCCGGATCAGCCTTAATCTGTCCGACAACGACGACTGCTGGGCCAAAATAGTGGTGAGAGACAAAAAAGGCATATTGGCCGAAAAAACCATCAAGCTCACCGGAGAAGGCGCCGAAATCTGA
- a CDS encoding TRAP transporter permease yields MGLAMFTYQMVSTQYLFVGSFEHQNIHLFFALFLAFLNLMRLRTSPWLWAMQTVLLLAGILCTVYVGLNLEHLEEVVGYPDPVDVLVGSVLIVLSLEATRQAWGLTLPIVAILFILYFFFGQYIPGPLYHRAFNFDYVISYLCIGLTGVYGTFLSISANQIFLFVVFGSLLSVIKINDFLYEAGKVVGRHLEGGPAQTAVVSSSLVGMVTGAAVANVAITGAFTIPYMKRVGYSPALAGAIEATASTGGQLMPPVMGAAAFLMAFFVGVPYADIMLAGILPAVLFYLAVFLGVQLVSVASGIKAPKEKADWALIRRRAPLFVVPVGLIVLLLLLRFSPMLAAFWAIVVALALAFLFRETRPTWPELARCLAKGSLVGAKIAVSLCVVGMIAQTLVTTGLGSKIAGLVEALSGGNVFIALMMTMVVSIILGCGVPPVAAYSLVAIVTVPALIKMGVVPLSAHFFCFYFSIISAVTPPVALGALAGAGIAEANYFQTATKAFKLSIAGFIIPYLIVYNPVLTLHVENWAWALGSLISIPIGLMTLSAVIYNVGLIKFTVGERILALACSASMFGYCTLRQFEHIPLEYPFLAIGLGTFAYLIFSQVKKVKTKARAVNTAH; encoded by the coding sequence ATGGGTTTGGCGATGTTCACCTACCAGATGGTGAGCACCCAATATCTTTTTGTCGGCAGCTTCGAGCACCAGAACATCCATCTGTTTTTTGCCCTTTTCCTGGCCTTCCTGAACCTCATGCGCCTGCGAACCAGCCCCTGGCTGTGGGCCATGCAGACGGTGCTGCTATTGGCAGGCATATTGTGCACCGTCTACGTGGGCCTGAATTTGGAGCACCTGGAAGAGGTGGTGGGTTATCCCGACCCGGTTGACGTCTTGGTCGGCTCTGTACTAATCGTGCTCTCCCTGGAGGCCACTCGCCAGGCCTGGGGGCTCACCCTGCCCATCGTGGCAATCCTGTTCATCCTCTACTTTTTCTTCGGACAATATATCCCCGGCCCCTTGTATCACCGCGCCTTCAACTTTGACTACGTTATCTCCTATCTGTGCATAGGGCTCACCGGGGTCTATGGCACATTCCTTTCCATTTCGGCCAACCAGATATTCCTCTTCGTGGTCTTCGGCTCCCTGCTCAGCGTGATCAAGATCAACGACTTCCTCTACGAGGCGGGTAAAGTGGTGGGACGTCATCTGGAAGGGGGCCCGGCCCAGACAGCGGTTGTTTCCAGCTCCCTGGTGGGCATGGTTACTGGTGCCGCGGTGGCTAACGTGGCCATCACCGGGGCCTTCACTATCCCTTACATGAAACGTGTGGGCTACTCGCCGGCACTGGCCGGGGCCATCGAGGCTACCGCCTCCACCGGAGGGCAACTGATGCCGCCGGTCATGGGAGCCGCTGCCTTTTTGATGGCTTTTTTCGTGGGGGTGCCCTACGCGGACATCATGCTGGCCGGCATCCTTCCCGCCGTGCTCTTTTATCTGGCGGTCTTCTTGGGGGTGCAGCTGGTGTCGGTGGCTAGCGGTATCAAAGCCCCCAAGGAGAAGGCCGATTGGGCCTTGATCCGGCGCCGCGCCCCCCTGTTCGTTGTGCCGGTTGGGCTTATCGTCCTGCTCCTGCTCCTGCGCTTCAGCCCCATGCTGGCCGCCTTCTGGGCCATCGTGGTCGCCCTGGCCCTGGCCTTCCTGTTCCGGGAGACGCGCCCCACCTGGCCCGAGCTGGCCCGCTGCCTGGCCAAGGGATCTCTAGTGGGGGCGAAGATAGCAGTGTCCCTGTGCGTGGTGGGCATGATCGCCCAGACCCTGGTAACCACCGGCTTGGGCAGCAAGATCGCCGGGCTGGTGGAGGCCCTGAGCGGGGGAAACGTATTTATCGCCCTGATGATGACCATGGTGGTCTCCATCATCCTGGGCTGCGGGGTGCCGCCGGTGGCGGCCTACAGCTTGGTGGCCATCGTCACCGTGCCCGCCCTGATCAAGATGGGCGTGGTCCCCCTGTCGGCCCACTTCTTCTGCTTTTACTTCTCCATCATCTCCGCAGTTACCCCGCCAGTGGCCCTGGGCGCCTTGGCCGGCGCCGGCATCGCGGAGGCCAACTACTTCCAAACAGCGACGAAAGCCTTCAAGCTTTCCATTGCCGGTTTTATCATCCCCTACCTCATCGTCTACAACCCGGTGCTCACCCTACATGTGGAAAACTGGGCCTGGGCGCTGGGGTCCCTGATCTCCATACCCATTGGCCTGATGACCCTGTCGGCCGTAATTTATAACGTGGGGTTGATCAAGTTCACGGTTGGGGAAAGAATATTGGCCCTGGCCTGCAGCGCCTCCATGTTCGGCTACTGTACCCTGCGCCAGTTCGAGCACATTCCCTTGGAATATCCCTTCTTGGCGATAGGCTTGGGGACCTTTGCCTACCTAATATTCAGCCAAGTCAAGAAGGTCAAGACCAAGGCGAGGGCCGTAAACACGGCGCACTGA
- a CDS encoding response regulator transcription factor encodes MSSKSGPITPLTEPIKIVVAENYAISREGLCTLLRCKPGLQVVGHASNGQELLELCAKLSPDIAIMQGKMMDMKNEQAASMIVNDCKHTKVIGLAPQLDRLSILEMIRGGVSGILLKSCSFNELLEAIDVVSFGGVHISPTIASVVLMDQPYSSNSDPAPDWSLLTKRETEILTMMASAKNTKEIASELDLSTNTVYVHRRNIMEKLNIKNSVELTKIAIREGITDIY; translated from the coding sequence TTGAGTTCAAAAAGTGGACCCATCACACCTCTTACCGAGCCTATCAAAATAGTAGTTGCCGAAAACTATGCAATATCCCGGGAGGGCTTATGCACCCTCTTGAGGTGCAAGCCCGGACTCCAAGTCGTCGGGCATGCCTCAAACGGTCAGGAATTGCTGGAACTGTGCGCAAAACTTTCTCCGGACATAGCCATCATGCAAGGCAAGATGATGGACATGAAAAATGAGCAAGCCGCAAGCATGATCGTAAATGATTGCAAACATACTAAAGTCATCGGCTTGGCACCTCAATTGGACCGGTTGAGCATCCTGGAAATGATCAGGGGCGGCGTCTCGGGTATTTTACTTAAAAGCTGTAGTTTCAACGAGTTGCTGGAGGCAATTGACGTGGTTTCCTTTGGGGGAGTTCATATCTCCCCCACCATCGCCAGCGTGGTATTGATGGACCAACCATATAGCAGCAATTCGGACCCGGCCCCCGACTGGTCTCTGCTTACCAAGCGGGAGACTGAAATACTCACGATGATGGCCAGCGCCAAAAACACCAAGGAGATCGCTTCCGAATTGGATCTCAGCACCAACACGGTTTACGTGCATAGGCGAAACATCATGGAAAAACTGAATATTAAGAACTCGGTCGAACTGACCAAAATCGCGATCAGGGAAGGGATCACCGATATTTATTGA
- a CDS encoding GntR family transcriptional regulator translates to MTEIATEAIKEAVLQGHYKPGKRLIPAQLESELNLGRVAIREALRELTGSGLVVSVPNKGAIVAEAVDAEEMREVFEIRYDLEGKACELAATRISEEELSKLERLNVDLAGYQENPREYFLLNRKFHLDFYRASGWDFLCHIIAQLFDRVLVFRSIHPISQDSIPSYVDHHAELLAAARKRDGSRAKEVMTRHLESGYQSFLSILKKNDLRG, encoded by the coding sequence ATGACCGAGATAGCAACCGAGGCTATCAAGGAAGCGGTTTTGCAGGGCCACTACAAGCCCGGCAAGCGCCTCATTCCCGCACAACTGGAAAGTGAGCTTAACCTTGGCCGGGTGGCTATACGGGAGGCCCTGCGCGAACTGACCGGTTCCGGCCTGGTGGTTTCCGTGCCCAACAAGGGAGCCATTGTGGCCGAGGCGGTGGACGCCGAGGAAATGCGTGAGGTTTTTGAAATCAGGTACGACCTGGAAGGCAAGGCCTGCGAGTTGGCCGCCACCCGGATCAGCGAGGAGGAACTGTCCAAGCTCGAGCGCCTGAACGTCGATTTGGCCGGCTACCAGGAGAACCCCCGGGAGTATTTCCTCCTCAACCGGAAGTTCCACCTGGATTTCTACCGTGCTTCCGGCTGGGACTTCCTTTGTCACATCATCGCCCAGCTCTTTGATCGTGTGCTGGTCTTCCGTAGCATCCACCCAATCAGCCAGGACTCCATCCCCTCCTACGTAGACCACCACGCAGAGTTACTGGCCGCGGCCCGGAAACGGGACGGGTCCCGGGCCAAGGAAGTCATGACAAGGCACCTGGAGTCCGGCTATCAGAGCTTTTTGTCCATCCTTAAGAAGAACGACCTCCGCGGCTAG
- a CDS encoding TAXI family TRAP transporter solute-binding subunit, which translates to MKQLRILGVAVLMATMALVWSGAAWAQTNLSLITAPFGTGSYVLGSALEQITKKYSKNLQITSSESPGLVFNCRKLNKEPELKKSMFMSFTVGINWLATEGKKPFKKKYPSALLLANYNLISCWLVTLDPKIKTHQDLVGKKIALGRAPQISWTIEPEMIIRYGWGLADKIDIQKVGTKPAVRALLDGLVDAAIIGGYADPVSGTMSPSPQTVELLASGKTLYHIPWGKEAVQKVIDRGLPIAHYTIAPKAVAGLNQPMDSFCDMVSWQAYPELPEKAAYETVKLIIDHVGDFKDYHALGKLMSRKSLAYGWDPKRIHPGALKAYREAGIIK; encoded by the coding sequence ATGAAACAGTTACGGATTTTAGGTGTGGCCGTTTTGATGGCGACTATGGCGCTGGTCTGGTCGGGTGCGGCCTGGGCCCAGACGAACCTGAGCCTCATAACCGCCCCCTTTGGCACGGGTTCCTACGTCTTGGGATCCGCCCTGGAGCAGATCACCAAAAAATACTCCAAAAACCTCCAGATCACCTCGTCCGAGTCGCCGGGCCTGGTTTTCAACTGCCGCAAGCTAAACAAAGAGCCAGAGCTCAAGAAATCCATGTTCATGTCGTTCACCGTGGGCATCAACTGGCTGGCCACCGAAGGCAAAAAGCCCTTCAAGAAGAAGTATCCCTCCGCCCTGTTGCTGGCCAACTATAACCTGATCTCCTGCTGGTTGGTCACCCTGGACCCCAAGATCAAGACCCACCAGGATCTGGTTGGCAAGAAGATCGCCCTGGGCCGCGCCCCCCAGATCTCCTGGACCATTGAGCCGGAGATGATCATTCGTTATGGCTGGGGGCTAGCCGACAAGATCGATATTCAAAAGGTTGGCACCAAACCGGCGGTGCGGGCCCTGCTGGACGGCCTGGTGGACGCCGCCATCATCGGTGGCTATGCCGACCCGGTTAGCGGGACCATGTCCCCCAGTCCCCAGACGGTAGAGTTGCTGGCCTCGGGCAAGACCCTATACCACATTCCCTGGGGAAAGGAGGCGGTGCAGAAGGTCATCGACCGGGGCCTACCCATCGCCCACTATACTATCGCCCCCAAAGCCGTGGCCGGCCTGAACCAGCCCATGGACTCTTTCTGTGACATGGTTTCCTGGCAGGCCTATCCTGAGCTTCCCGAGAAGGCTGCTTACGAAACTGTCAAGCTGATCATAGATCACGTTGGCGATTTCAAGGACTACCACGCCCTTGGCAAGCTGATGTCGCGCAAGTCACTGGCCTATGGCTGGGATCCCAAGCGCATCCATCCTGGCGCCCTGAAGGCCTACCGGGAGGCGGGCATCATTAAGTAG
- a CDS encoding CheR family methyltransferase has protein sequence MGVGASAGGLEALQELLGALSPTQNVAMVVLLHQDPRHKSQLAPLLQKNCSWKVVVIEDGQAPVAQQVHVCPPDMQVVVKNHLFHLQKLPRDKSSKIDVLFGSLASGFENHSGAIILSGAGSDGSLGIKAIKEAGGLVVVQEESSAKYPSMPHTAEATGMADFVLSPRDMARVVLAYYDVTGKMVQSEDDKNEDFSSTAGEIFKQVKRITGHDFTDYKDSTMRRRVERRMGLHLVNDYQNYLRILRDQPEESPLLFRELLIGVTSFFRDPEAFEALKTKAILPLLKRCEDGQSLRAWVPGCSTGQEAYSVAMVLWECMRELNLGLKLQVFGTDIDPEAIAKAREGIYPASITGEVSPQRLQDFFVAANGHYQVRQALRDCLVFSVQDVLRDPPFSRLDLLACRNLLIYLKPEAQQRLLALFQYTLRDDGILFLGSSESTGRQQDLFRALDTKQKIFRKRRLPPIARPDIKFPIGGLSQGLRDHFEPAQFHHYMGGSHDDKLLETVRDILLGQFAPAAVVVGSQGNIIYVMGRTGRYLELAPGPSVMNVLQQAREGIRPELQLLLRRAVHSKETQREYGLKVKADGESRQVDLTVRPLKTEFFDADLYLVVFQEAAHQPIFDADGKAGQGSNLEQLRGKLEKMAADLELARESRQATIEELESSNEELKSMNEELQSTNEELQSTNEELESSKEELQSMNEELSTVNSELREKLQALHRAQSDIANLLNSTKVATIFLSAEMTIQRFTPEAKGVVNIINSDLGRPLRDLATNLKDQDLLGDAQKVLETLQPISREVQTNEGRWYQMTIMPYRTVSNVIDGVVMTFADIDALKKTQGELEEQGAFVQKIISTLREPFLVLDDQMRVLMANQSFYDYFKAAPDQTEGSRLMDLADKTWDSKALNSLLRRVLEKEGEIENHSLEAVFPIVGGKHLALNAKLMLRNSGEKNVLLAIDPNPVACPEGE, from the coding sequence GTGGGGGTGGGCGCCTCGGCCGGCGGCTTGGAAGCCTTGCAGGAATTGCTGGGCGCCCTTTCGCCCACCCAAAACGTGGCCATGGTGGTGTTGCTGCACCAAGACCCACGCCACAAGTCTCAGCTCGCGCCTCTATTGCAGAAAAACTGCTCTTGGAAAGTAGTCGTCATCGAGGACGGCCAGGCGCCGGTCGCCCAGCAGGTTCATGTATGCCCGCCCGATATGCAGGTGGTCGTCAAAAACCATCTTTTCCACCTCCAAAAATTGCCGCGGGACAAATCCTCCAAAATTGATGTGCTGTTCGGCTCCCTGGCAAGCGGTTTTGAAAACCATAGCGGGGCCATAATCCTTTCCGGCGCGGGCAGCGACGGCTCCTTGGGGATAAAGGCGATCAAAGAGGCCGGCGGCCTGGTGGTGGTGCAAGAAGAGAGCAGCGCCAAATACCCCAGCATGCCGCACACCGCCGAAGCCACGGGCATGGCCGATTTCGTGCTCAGCCCCCGAGACATGGCCCGGGTGGTGCTTGCCTACTACGACGTGACCGGGAAAATGGTCCAGTCCGAAGACGACAAGAATGAGGATTTCTCGTCGACGGCGGGCGAAATATTCAAACAGGTCAAGCGCATAACCGGGCATGATTTCACCGACTACAAGGACAGCACCATGCGACGCCGGGTGGAGCGGCGCATGGGCTTGCACCTGGTGAATGATTACCAAAATTATCTGCGCATCCTTCGGGACCAGCCGGAAGAGTCCCCACTTCTGTTCAGGGAGCTGTTGATCGGAGTTACCTCCTTTTTCCGCGACCCCGAGGCCTTCGAGGCGCTCAAGACCAAGGCCATATTGCCCCTGTTGAAGCGCTGCGAGGACGGCCAGTCTTTGCGGGCCTGGGTGCCGGGCTGCTCCACCGGCCAAGAGGCCTACTCCGTGGCCATGGTGTTGTGGGAGTGCATGCGCGAGTTGAACCTGGGACTGAAGCTGCAGGTGTTCGGCACGGACATTGACCCCGAGGCCATAGCCAAGGCGCGCGAAGGGATTTATCCAGCCAGCATCACCGGGGAGGTCAGCCCCCAACGCCTGCAGGATTTCTTCGTGGCCGCAAACGGCCATTACCAAGTGCGCCAGGCTTTGCGCGACTGCCTGGTCTTCAGCGTCCAGGATGTGCTGCGCGACCCGCCCTTTTCACGCCTGGACCTTTTGGCCTGCCGCAACCTGCTCATTTACCTGAAGCCGGAGGCGCAACAGCGGCTCCTGGCCTTGTTCCAATACACTCTGCGCGACGACGGCATCCTTTTCCTGGGCTCCTCGGAATCCACCGGCCGCCAGCAAGACCTTTTCAGAGCCCTGGACACCAAACAAAAGATCTTTCGCAAGAGGAGGCTGCCGCCCATCGCCCGGCCGGACATCAAGTTCCCCATCGGAGGCCTTTCCCAGGGGCTGCGGGACCACTTCGAGCCCGCGCAATTCCACCACTACATGGGCGGGAGCCATGATGACAAGCTGCTGGAGACAGTGCGCGACATTCTGCTGGGGCAGTTCGCACCCGCCGCGGTGGTGGTGGGCTCCCAGGGCAACATCATCTATGTGATGGGCCGCACCGGCCGTTACCTGGAGCTGGCTCCCGGCCCCTCGGTCATGAACGTGTTGCAGCAGGCCCGGGAGGGGATCAGGCCAGAGTTGCAACTTTTGTTGCGCCGGGCGGTGCACAGCAAAGAGACCCAGCGCGAGTACGGCCTCAAAGTGAAGGCCGACGGGGAATCCCGTCAGGTGGATTTGACAGTGCGTCCACTGAAGACCGAGTTCTTCGACGCGGATCTGTATCTGGTGGTGTTTCAGGAAGCGGCGCATCAGCCGATCTTCGATGCCGACGGCAAGGCGGGCCAGGGTTCCAACTTGGAGCAACTCAGGGGCAAACTGGAAAAGATGGCGGCGGATCTGGAGCTAGCCAGGGAATCCCGACAGGCCACCATAGAGGAGCTGGAATCTTCCAACGAAGAGCTCAAATCCATGAACGAGGAGTTGCAATCGACCAACGAGGAACTGCAGTCAACCAACGAGGAGCTGGAATCCTCCAAAGAGGAGCTGCAGTCCATGAACGAGGAGCTTTCCACGGTAAACAGCGAACTCCGCGAAAAGCTCCAGGCGCTCCATCGGGCCCAGAGCGACATCGCCAACCTGCTCAATTCCACCAAGGTGGCCACCATATTCTTGTCGGCGGAAATGACCATCCAGCGCTTCACCCCCGAGGCTAAGGGGGTGGTGAACATAATCAATTCCGACCTGGGGCGGCCCCTGCGGGATCTCGCCACCAACCTGAAGGACCAGGATTTACTCGGCGACGCACAAAAGGTCCTGGAAACCCTGCAACCCATCAGCCGAGAGGTGCAAACCAACGAGGGCCGCTGGTACCAGATGACCATTATGCCCTACCGCACGGTGAGTAACGTAATCGACGGGGTGGTGATGACCTTCGCGGACATTGACGCCTTGAAAAAGACCCAAGGGGAGTTGGAGGAGCAGGGAGCTTTTGTGCAAAAGATTATCAGCACCCTGCGGGAACCGTTCCTGGTGCTGGACGACCAAATGCGGGTGCTCATGGCCAACCAGTCCTTTTACGATTATTTCAAGGCGGCCCCCGACCAAACCGAGGGCAGCCGCCTGATGGACTTGGCGGACAAGACCTGGGACAGTAAGGCCCTAAATTCATTGCTGCGCAGGGTGTTGGAAAAAGAAGGGGAGATTGAAAACCATTCCCTGGAGGCGGTGTTCCCAATCGTGGGAGGCAAGCATTTGGCTCTTAATGCCAAGCTCATGCTGCGCAACTCCGGGGAGAAAAACGTCCTACTGGCCATCGATCCTAATCCCGTCGCCTGCCCCGAGGGAGAGTAG
- a CDS encoding LuxR C-terminal-related transcriptional regulator — MSAWPSNLGDELRKRAEKLIDESPLDPPPDTADALVLLEELRVYQAELQVQNDDLCRAQEELVQSQALYRSLFHLLPISCLHLDPTGRITQANAEAARFLWSKTGLGDKFLVSYVASEYREVFRAHFSEASQSLDPVKCNLALAPSGEGRAMVEMHTIGLHNEDKEVPEGFLTTLVDLSGHLAFENELQGKNVKIHETNVALKVLLENRDQERMELEESVRASVKQLVMPMLDQLRLTDSRRERDALLDVVESHLAKITSGFTQRLSSVEFGLSQRELEVAALVKEGKTSDQIADLLCISHSAVMFHRNNIRKKLGLKSKKIRLAVFLRQMSISP, encoded by the coding sequence ATGAGCGCTTGGCCGAGCAATCTCGGAGATGAGCTGAGGAAAAGGGCGGAAAAGCTGATAGATGAAAGCCCGCTCGATCCGCCGCCCGATACGGCCGACGCATTGGTGCTACTCGAGGAGCTCCGGGTTTATCAGGCCGAGCTGCAGGTGCAAAACGATGATCTGTGCCGCGCGCAAGAGGAGTTGGTTCAGAGCCAGGCCCTTTACCGCAGCCTGTTTCATTTGTTGCCCATAAGCTGCCTTCACCTGGACCCCACCGGCCGCATTACCCAGGCCAACGCCGAGGCGGCCCGGTTCCTATGGAGCAAGACCGGCCTGGGGGACAAGTTTCTGGTCAGTTACGTGGCCTCGGAATACCGCGAGGTGTTCCGGGCCCACTTCAGCGAGGCCTCGCAATCCTTGGACCCGGTGAAGTGCAATTTGGCCCTGGCCCCGTCCGGCGAGGGCCGGGCGATGGTGGAAATGCACACCATCGGCCTGCATAACGAGGACAAGGAGGTCCCGGAGGGTTTTTTGACCACCTTGGTGGATCTCAGCGGTCATCTGGCCTTTGAAAACGAGCTCCAGGGAAAAAACGTCAAAATCCACGAGACCAACGTGGCCTTGAAGGTGCTGCTGGAAAACCGCGACCAGGAGCGAATGGAATTGGAAGAGTCGGTGCGCGCTTCGGTGAAGCAATTGGTCATGCCCATGCTGGATCAATTGCGCCTGACCGATTCCCGCAGAGAGCGCGACGCCTTGCTGGATGTGGTGGAAAGCCACCTGGCCAAGATCACCTCGGGATTCACCCAACGCTTGTCCTCGGTGGAGTTCGGGCTGAGCCAGAGGGAGTTGGAGGTGGCCGCTCTGGTCAAGGAAGGCAAGACCAGCGATCAGATCGCCGACCTTTTGTGCATCAGCCACAGCGCGGTAATGTTTCACCGGAACAACATCCGCAAAAAACTCGGCCTGAAAAGCAAGAAGATTCGGCTTGCCGTGTTCCTGCGGCAGATGTCCATCTCCCCGTAG
- a CDS encoding response regulator transcription factor has product MNLVMKNREDTSQRNLKVHVAGGQRLTNKLVCGLLSANEGMIPSEGPLDDLPLLIDGGEDQKPDVVLLDYFTPEVQERLHEDGLNLLVSLKGTPTIVFNFGQETHSKKWIVNGVRGVVYAEEKPEIIVKAVMVVSMGHMWFPREAMSKCLSNSWDDKPKQKREEGDLTNREKEVLSLAAEGFSNAAIADKLFISAYTVKVHMQNIYRKIGVPNRVTASIWARKHLDLEA; this is encoded by the coding sequence ATGAACTTGGTAATGAAAAACCGCGAGGACACCAGCCAAAGGAACCTCAAGGTGCACGTGGCGGGTGGGCAGCGCCTAACCAACAAGTTGGTTTGCGGCCTGCTTTCAGCCAATGAAGGCATGATCCCCTCCGAAGGCCCCCTGGATGACCTTCCTTTGCTCATCGACGGGGGCGAGGACCAGAAGCCCGACGTGGTCCTTCTGGACTACTTCACGCCTGAGGTACAGGAGCGCCTCCACGAGGATGGCCTAAACCTGCTGGTCAGCCTGAAGGGCACCCCGACCATCGTGTTCAACTTCGGCCAGGAGACCCATTCCAAAAAGTGGATCGTCAACGGCGTGCGCGGCGTGGTCTATGCCGAGGAGAAGCCCGAGATCATCGTCAAGGCGGTGATGGTAGTCTCCATGGGGCACATGTGGTTCCCCCGGGAAGCCATGTCCAAATGCCTGAGCAACAGCTGGGACGACAAGCCCAAGCAGAAGCGGGAAGAAGGCGACCTCACCAACCGGGAAAAAGAGGTGCTTTCCTTGGCGGCGGAAGGCTTCAGCAACGCGGCCATCGCCGACAAGCTGTTCATAAGCGCCTACACCGTGAAAGTTCATATGCAAAACATCTATAGAAAGATCGGTGTTCCCAATCGTGTGACGGCATCCATTTGGGCCCGAAAGCACTTGGACCTCGAAGCATAG
- a CDS encoding CaiB/BaiF CoA transferase family protein, with protein MENVASNGPLHGIKVLDFAHVLSAPYTTMLLGDLGAEVLKVEKPGMGDGLRNSPPLQKGESSYYFCANRNKKCIAVDLKRPDGVELIKGMMGEFDVLVENFRPGVMDRLGLGYEAAKAIRPDVIYASLNAFGEHGPYRDKPGFELIVQALTGVVSVTSPEGGPPAKVQIQMVDLCGGMFLCIAILGALFHRQRTGEGQRVNTSLYEATVAMMTNLVGIALMGAKVPTGMRTRNPQLFPSQAFKTSDGHIAVVCTPDHWSRFCGALGKEEWIKHPQYGNVRWRVENYDQMEQLVEQVTITKSTEQWRQLLEAAQVACGPLNRVEDMFADPQFKALDLVTEMMHTVAGKIKILRPPFSLSQTPARVRLPPPALGEHTRQVLEEMGLSQEQIERLVDEGIVQTL; from the coding sequence ATGGAAAACGTGGCTTCGAACGGGCCTCTCCATGGCATTAAGGTATTGGACTTCGCCCATGTTCTTTCCGCCCCCTACACTACTATGTTGCTGGGCGACCTGGGCGCCGAGGTGCTGAAGGTAGAGAAGCCTGGCATGGGCGACGGCCTACGCAACTCCCCGCCCCTGCAGAAGGGAGAGAGCTCCTACTACTTCTGCGCCAACCGCAACAAGAAATGCATTGCGGTGGATCTGAAGCGCCCAGATGGCGTGGAACTTATCAAGGGCATGATGGGCGAATTCGACGTGCTGGTGGAGAACTTCCGGCCTGGGGTGATGGACCGCCTGGGCCTGGGGTACGAGGCAGCCAAGGCCATAAGGCCCGACGTCATCTACGCCTCCCTGAACGCCTTCGGCGAGCATGGCCCCTACCGCGACAAGCCTGGGTTTGAGCTGATCGTCCAGGCGCTCACCGGCGTGGTCAGCGTCACCAGCCCCGAGGGTGGCCCTCCGGCCAAAGTCCAGATCCAGATGGTGGACCTGTGCGGCGGCATGTTCCTGTGCATCGCCATCCTGGGAGCCCTTTTCCACCGCCAGAGGACCGGTGAGGGGCAGCGGGTCAATACCTCCCTTTACGAGGCCACGGTGGCCATGATGACCAACTTGGTGGGCATCGCTCTCATGGGGGCCAAGGTGCCCACGGGCATGCGGACCCGCAACCCCCAACTGTTCCCTTCCCAGGCATTTAAGACCAGCGACGGCCACATAGCAGTGGTGTGCACCCCTGACCACTGGTCGCGGTTTTGCGGGGCCCTGGGCAAGGAGGAGTGGATAAAGCACCCACAGTACGGCAACGTGCGCTGGCGGGTGGAGAATTACGACCAGATGGAGCAACTGGTCGAGCAGGTGACTATCACCAAGAGCACCGAGCAGTGGCGGCAGCTGCTGGAAGCCGCCCAGGTTGCCTGTGGCCCCCTGAACCGGGTGGAGGACATGTTTGCCGATCCCCAGTTCAAGGCCCTGGACCTGGTGACCGAGATGATGCACACCGTGGCTGGCAAGATAAAGATATTGAGGCCGCCCTTCTCTCTTTCACAAACCCCCGCCCGAGTCCGCTTGCCTCCTCCAGCACTAGGAGAGCACACCAGGCAGGTCCTTGAGGAGATGGGCCTCAGCCAGGAACAAATAGAGCGCCTCGTGGATGAAGGCATCGTGCAAACCCTTTAA